The nucleotide sequence ACAAACCACCACATCATATTCAACACCCGAATCGCGGATGGCATCCATAAAGCCTTCATAGCGGTCATTTGCCGGATTCAGTTCTTCCGGGCCCCGCAGAAAGAGGATTCTTTTGCAGCCCCGCTCCAATAGAACACGGGTGCCCATCGCCGCGCCTTCTCTGTTGTTCGATGCCACTGTCGGAATGTGCTCATTGATGGCCCGGTCAAGCGCCACGATCGGCAGCGCCATATTGGCGTAATGCGGAGCATCGAGCTGGTTGGATGTCACAATAAAACCATCGATGTATTTTTTCTTTAACGTTTCAAGGTAATTTTTTTCTTTTTCTGGGTTTTCATCCGAATTGCATAAAATGACGGTATAGCCATAGGTTAAAGCAACATCTTCCACTGCACGGGCCAATTCCGGAAAGAAGGGATTGGTGATGTCCGGTACGATGAGACCGATTAAATTGGTCTTTTTCGTGTTGAGAGACCGGGCAACAGGATTCAGCTCGTACTTCAATTCTTTTACAGCGGCGGCCACTGCTTTGGCCGCATCTCCGCTGACATATCCACTGTCGTTCAAATAACGGGACACTGTCGCTACGGAAACTCCTGCTTTTTTCGCCACATCTCTAATCGTCGTCATATATATGCTCCGTTCTGCTCGAATGTGTAACCGGTTACACAAAATATACAACGCTGTTACACCCTTGTCAATGTGAAGATTTTCCATATTAAAAGGATTTTCA is from Planococcus liqunii and encodes:
- a CDS encoding LacI family DNA-binding transcriptional regulator; translation: MTTIRDVAKKAGVSVATVSRYLNDSGYVSGDAAKAVAAAVKELKYELNPVARSLNTKKTNLIGLIVPDITNPFFPELARAVEDVALTYGYTVILCNSDENPEKEKNYLETLKKKYIDGFIVTSNQLDAPHYANMALPIVALDRAINEHIPTVASNNREGAAMGTRVLLERGCKRILFLRGPEELNPANDRYEGFMDAIRDSGVEYDVVVCPFHFADSEKIVDRVLREHKNIDGIFASSDVSAAGALKAAAKLGIAVPDELQVVGFDGIAMGEMLTPGLTTVAQDVYKMGAIATRVLIKRIENQVEEQHFFEVPVQLKIRGTTRSVEK